From a region of the Pleuronectes platessa chromosome 22, fPlePla1.1, whole genome shotgun sequence genome:
- the si:dkeyp-38g8.5 gene encoding uncharacterized protein si:dkeyp-38g8.5: MDSIIEERLVEEVRKYEHLYNPTASTYKDAGSTANSWNEISATVGLDVPECIKTWRRIRDKFVRVKKTTKGRSGDEGGQKVPDFFIFMSWLMPHIKHRKTKSKHDKKRTEPSSTSAPEASPKSSTSAPEASPRSSTSASEASPELSLREVEEFVKLRVTNNSLFSGKRDSNTLAWKAILKHMGLQHKMNFSQASQMWENMKEKYTALKNPSDGMNVIPEMWDHFHLMDEAAEGRLEGSAPVLKVFPGDEDNRDFLPKKRRRVSMGTLPPVSSVADRPEIEVSLNGDDEEEGEGGLDLNLIMKEVDDERKGMEAERQVMDKEKRMMERERLVLQRERALLDREAATLERDRATLDREMAMMERERVLLEREKAMVEKDKDAMCTEKRALEREKARLESLFAPGEATEENSENHSERKDSHAVNMDRKERFLQLFEKLIESF; the protein is encoded by the exons ATGGACAGTATCATTGAAGAGCGCCTAGTGGAAGAGGTCCGGAAGTACGAGCACCTGTACAACCCGACTGCGAGTACGTACAAAGACGCAGGGAGTACTGCGAACTCATGGAATGAGATTTCGGCTACGGTCGGGCTAGACGTGCCAGAGTGCATTAAGACATGGAGGAGGATTCGGGACAAATTTGTCCGGGTCAAGAAGACCACAAAAGGCCGCAGTGGCGATGAAGGGGGGCAGAAGGTCCCTGATTTCTTTATCTTTATGTCGTGGTTGATGCCACACATAAAGCATCGCAAGACCAAGTCAAAACACGACAAAAag CGGACGGAGCCATCATCCACTTCAGCCCCTGAGGCCTCCCCCAAGTCCTCCACCTCAGCACCTGAGGCCTCCCCCAGATCATCCACCTCAGCATCTGAGGCCTCCCCTGAGT tgaGTCTGAGAGAAGTTGAAGAGTTTGTGAAGCTGAGGGTTACAAATAACTCCCTCTTCTCTGGAAAAAGGGACTCGAACACGCTGGCATGGAA GGCCATCCTCAAGCATATGGGATTACAACACAAGATGAACTTCAGTCAAGCATCCCAAATGTGGGagaacatgaaggagaagtacACG GCCCTGAAGAACCCTTCAGACGGGATGAACGTGATCCCTGAGATGTGGGATCACTTTCACCTGATGGACGAAGCCGCAGAGGGTCGACTGGAAGGCAGCGCCCCCGTCCTCAAGGTTTTCCCTGGTGATGAAGACAATCGTGATTTCTTAcccaagaagaggaggagggtatCCATGGGGACATTGCCCCCTGTATCTTCGGTAGCAGACAGGCCGGAGATCGAGGTTTCACTGAACGGAGACGAcgaggaggaaggggaaggaGGTCTGGACCTGAATCTCATCATGAAGGAGGTGGACGACGAGAGGAAAGGGATGGAGGCGGAGAGACAGGTGATGGATAAGGAGAAACGGATGATGGAAAGGGAGCGGCTGGTTCTGCAGAGGGAGAGGGCGTTGCTGGATCGGGAGGCCGCCACTCTGGAGCGAGACAGGGCCACGCTCGACAGAGAGATGGCGATGATGGAGCGAGAGAGGGTGTtgctggagagggagaaggCGATGGTGGAGAAGGACAAAGATGCTATGTGCACTGAAAAGCGGGCTCTGGAGCGGGAGAAAGCCCGGCTGGAGAGTCTCTTCGCCCCAGGAGAAGCAACAGAGGAGAATTCGGAAAACCACAGTGAGAGGAAAGACTCGCACGCTGTGAACATGGACAGGAAGGAGCGGTTCCTTCAGTTGTTTGAAAAACTCATTGAAAGTTTTTGA
- the LOC128428622 gene encoding uncharacterized protein LOC128428622: MATARTPEDEDPPEAGYLSSSDRDSDVDDDCQVTAKEPCRYYNKGHCRDGVRCTHPHVCKFALSGNCRYGSGCKLKHPRGGRRSRSSQAGGGAKERSTSRDPKISDGQLYKWQLNDGTGWMDFSNDHVIEAQYCLPHTKSIKLYNTTHGVVNIDFNSMTVSGKSLRVRRLDDGHTEWVWFCTLYSKWIKYGDKDPEGKPTPANSSDIEQKFQSNPTSSFTFNIGAKTYEIKFAEMRQVSLDRKRKVTRRPLYRQRQAGAGVPQGHSVSQNIIVGTKPQWQFEGDHRGWHNFKNTRGTNETSDDIERKFQDDPNKTMNFKANGNTYILDFGAMIQTNLKTKFTRKIRRVLV; this comes from the exons ATGGCGACAGCTCGCA CTCCAGAGGACGAAGACCCCCCTGAGGCCGGTTATTTGTCGTCCAGCGACAGAGATTCAGATGTAGACGATGATTGTCAG GTGACTGCGAAGGAGCCCTGCAGGTATTACAATAAGGGCCACTGTCGGGACGGTGTCAGGTGCACGCACCCGCACGTCTGCAAGTTTGCCCTGAGTGGAAACTGTAGATACGGGTCCGGATGTAAACTGAAACACccaagaggaggaaggaggtcgAGGTCGAGTCAGGCCGGAGGGGGCGCCAAAGAGCGATCTACATCGAGAG ATCCAAAGATTTCTGATGGCCAACTGTACAAGTGGCAGTTGAATGATGGAACCGGCTGGATGGATTTTAGTAATGATCATGTGATCGAGGCCCAGTACTGCCTGCCCCACACCAAAAGTATTAAACTCTACAACACAACGCATGG GGTCGTGAACATTGATTTTAACTCGATGACAGTGTCTGGGAAGAGCCTGAGAGTGAGACGTCTGGATGATGGACACACAGAGTGGGTCTGGTTCTGCACTTTGTACAGTAAGTGGATCAAGTACGGAGACAAG GATCCAGAGGGAAAACCCACTCCAGCGAACAGCTCCGACATAGAACAGAAGTTCCAGAGTAACCCAACAAGCTCTTTCACTTTCAACATCGGCGCTAAAACCTATGAAATAAAATTTGCAG AAATGCGACAGGTGAGTTTGGACAGAAAGAGGAAAGTCACCCGCCGGCCACTTTACCGACAGCGCCAAGCAGGGGCAGG AGTTCCTCAAGGCCATTCAGTTTCCCAGAATATTATTGTGGGCACCAAACCTCAGTGGCAGTTCGAGGGGGACCATCGAGGCTGGCACAACTTCAAGAACACG CGCGGCACTAATGAAACCAGCGATGACATTGAGCGGAAGTTCCAGGACGACCCCAATAAGACCATGAACTTCAAAGCCAACGGAAACACCTACATTCTGGACTTCGGAG CAATGATCCAAACCAACCTGAAGACCAAGTTCACACGCAAGATCAGACGTGTGCTGGTGTGA
- the depdc4 gene encoding DEP domain-containing protein 4, giving the protein MAVDLTPRFRRLNSQTRSLRENIQHVFSGPFGATQLWHSIIQALQTQVEVRRCRRNLRVHAECFTGSDAVDAVLGYLMQNVVFCSSEVSRLKAARLCQALMEAKVFEPVGTKRFRRDKEVTFEDSSCSLYRFLEYKVVPSSSMKGCRSVTENMSPEEPETKRKKSSRNELRTISNPLAVGPSDKRVERLLGNINLRPTMSPGLHTAAASSVSLSKAAVEEVWKQQTLLQLLQIVELPMLDCILTSPSSAEPQACRALLTTQDLVISNTCLEREIPDSLNLPKMDEWLSAAADCLELFPDQLIVFAGEQLRQGSDASAEDGNAEQRSTQKRLLFETIAKYYSGQEKAPLLSGRYLDIHVAILNLLDGGKVQDSIKASQLCLRLLERNVRDELRRLLAFMATAAHPDACRLQKQTDNKALVCRTFQRAIVQNHELTRSQSETLVLFLMDSHTELFKTPTSLIEAVRKTLRTMQLGKDPDSIATFTFCQQATPQEYEDQREATTLESLKQLLRDISSSESMSAKDKRRLLKEFEKHHPVVFLQHFSPAPSETYSWRVPV; this is encoded by the exons ATGGCGGTGGATTTGACTCCTCGCTTCAGAAGGTTGAACAGCCAAACAAGAAGCTTGCGTGAAAATATACAGCACG TTTTCTCTGGGCCCTTTGGTGCCACTCAGCTATGGCACAGCATCATCCAGGCCCTGCAAACCCAGGTGGAGGTGCGTCGCTGCAGGAGGAACCTACGCGTCCATGCCGAATGTTTCACAGGCTCAGATGCTGTGGACGCCGTCCTCGGCTATCTGATGCAGAATGTGGTGTTTTGCTCGAGTGAGGTGTCTCGTCTCAAAGCTGCTCGGCTCTGCCAGGCTCTGATGGAGGCGAAGGTGTTTGAGCCAGTGGGCACAAAGCGGTTTCGCAGAGACAAGGAAGTGACGTTTGaggacagcagctgcagcctctACCGTTTCCTGGAATATAAAGTGGTACCCAGCTCTTCCATGAAGGGATGCCGTAGTGTCACAGAAAACATGTCCCCAGAGGAGCCGGAGACTAAGAGAAAGAAGAGCTCCAG aAACGAACTGAGAACAATCTCCAATCCTCTTGCTGTCGGCCCATCAGACAAGAGGGTTGAGAGGCTGCTGGGGAACATCAACCTCCGGCCCACCATGTCACCGGGTCTACATACAGCTGCAGCatcctccgtctctctgtccaAGGCTG CGGTAGAGGAGGTTTGGAAGCAGCagacgctgctgcagctgctgcagatagTGGAGTTGCCCATGCTGGACTGCATCCTGACCTCTCCTTCCAGTGCTGAGCCTCAGGCCTGCAGAGCTCTTCTGACCACCCAGGACCTGGTTATCTCCAACACGTGTCTGGAGAGAGAGATACCCGACTCCCTTAACCTGCCTAA GATGGATGAGTGGCTGTcggcagcagcagactgtttgGAGCTCTTCCCCGACCAGCTGATTGTGTTTGCAGGGGAGCAGCTCCGCCAAGGCAGCGATGCCTCTGCAGAGGATGGAAATGCAGAGCAGAGGTCCACCCAGAAGAGACTGCTCTTTGAAACCATTGCCAAGTACTACAGTGGACAGGAAAAAGCTCCACTTCTCTCGGGACGCTACCTGGATATACATGTTGCAATTCTGAATCTCCTCG aTGGAGGGAAGGTGCAGGATTCCATCAAAGCATCTCAGTTGTGTTTGCGACTTCTGGAGAGAAATGTGAGAGATGAGCTGCGGAGATTACTGGCCTTCATGGCCACAGCAGCTCACCCAGATGCCTGTCGTCTACAGAAACAA ACCGATAATAAGGCCTTGGTCTGCCGCACTTTTCAGAGAGCAATTGTCCAGAATCACGAACTGACTCGATCCCAGAGTGAAACCCTGGTTCTGTTTCTCATGGACAGTCACACTGAGCTCTTCAAG ACCCCTACGTCCCTTATTGAAGCTGTGAGAAAAACACTGAGGACTATGCAGCTGGGAAAAGACCCTGATTCAATTGCTA CGTTCACCTTCTGCCAGCAGGCGACCCCGCAGGAGTACGAGGACCAGCGTGAGGCTACCACCCTGGAGAGCCTCAAACAGCTTCTGCGTGATATTTCCTCCAGTGAGAGCATGTCTGCCAAGGACAAGAGGAGGCTGCTCAAAGAGTTCGAAAAGCATCACCCTGTGGTTTTCCTCCAACATTTCTCCCCCGCACCTTCTGAAACGTACAGCTGGAGGGTACCGGTTTGA
- the scyl2 gene encoding SCY1-like protein 2 — MESMLNKLKSTVTKVTADVTSAVMGNPVTREFEVGRHIASGGPGMCWRIYNGTKKSTKQEVAVFVFEKKVVDKYQKFEKDQIVDSLKRGVQQLTRLRHPRLLTVQHPLEESRDCLAFCTEPVFASLSNVLGHWDNLPSPVPNDIKEYKLYDVETKYGLLQISEGMAFLHSGVKMVHGNLCLENIILNKSGAWKIMGFDFSISSSNPSDAEPKYTCKEWEPILPPLCLPNPEYLAPEYILSVSCDSASDMYSLGVVMHAIFNEGKPVFKVNKHDIFKSFSRQLDQLSSMNPALLNKIPEEVREHVKMLLSVAPNVRPDADQMTKIPFFDDVGAVTLQYFDTLFQRDNLQKSQFYKGLPKVLPKLPKRVVVYRILPSLTSEFVNPDMVPFVLPNVLLIAEECTKEEYIRLILPDLTPVFKQQEPIQILLIFLQKMDLLLTKTPPEEIKNSVLPMVYRALGAPSVQIQELCLNIIPTFANLIDYPSMKNSLIPRIKSACLQTSSLAVRVNSLVCLGKILEYLDKWFVIDEILPFLQQIPSREPAVLMGILGIYKCTFSHKKLGIPKEHLASKSLPHLVSLSIDNNLNLNQFNSFMAVIREMLSRMENEHKTKLEQLHLMQEQQRSINISNPGNQPEETKSPPSSGNQIDDIFGSTGVNGKENGSAPAAATSQPNRMSLTLEEKQRLAKEQEQAVKLRNQQPLAPQTIKQNTTTNSQTKDLTSSLLSMTTLNSLSLANTARPAPVQGSTMSAYPTSSPVVGSMGTPVSNGFNAPMGFQTGGMGMGMRPTGPGLYGGMATTTSTPNFGALTQNHISIGQTNQAPDLSALDSLFTPSKPKVSLNQMGPIAAPATNTPWLHQYGSAQNAQTQMQGMPVGSGGVPAGFGMQANPFFSPQNFSQPPTAPSMNQSGVKHSASVNNDLKDLFG; from the exons ATGGAATCCATGCTTAACAAGCTTAAAAGCACTGTCACTAAGGTGACAGCAGATGTCACCAGCGCTGTCATGGGCAACCCAGTGACACGAGAGTTTGAGGTTGGACGACATATCGCCAGCGGGGGTCCTGGAATGTGCTGGAGAATCTACAATGGCACCAAGAAGTCCACCAAACAG GAAGTGGCAGTGTTTGTGTTCGAGAAGAAGGTGGTCGACAAGTATCAGAAATTCGAGAAAGACCAAATCGTCGATTCGCTGAAAAGAGGAGTGCAACAGCTGACCAGACTGCGTCATCCCCGTCTCCTGACTGTGCAGCATCCTCTGGAGGAGTCACG GGACTGCCTGGCGTTCTGTACAGAGCCGGTGTTTGCAAGTCTGTCCAATGTGCTTGGCCACTGGGACAACCTGCCGAGCCCTGTGCCCAACGACATCAAGGAGTACAAGCTCTATGACGTGGAGACCAAGTATGGCCTGCTACAG ATCTCGGAGGGTATGGCCTTCCTCCACAGTGGCGTGAAAATGGTTCATGGCAACCTGTGTCTAGAGAACATAATCCTCAACAAGAGTGGAGCCTGGAAAATCATGGGCTTTGACTTCAGCATCTCCTCGTCAAACCCCTCAGATGCAGAG CCCAAGTACACATGTAAAGAGTGGGAGCCCATCCtccctccactctgcctccccaaCCCTGAGTACCTGGCCCCTGAGTACATCCTGTCTGTCAGCTGCGACTCTGCCTCCGACATGTACTCACTGGGTGTGGTCATGCATGCCATCTTCAATGAGGGCAAGCCCGTTTTCAAGGTCAACAAGCATGACATTTTCAAGAGCTTCAGCCGGCAGCTGGACCAG CTGAGCAGCATGAATCCAGCATTGCTGAACAAGATCCCTGAAGAGGTGCGGGAGCACGTCAAAATGTTGCTCAGTGTCGCGCCCAATGTCCGGCCTGATGCTGACCAGATGACCAAG ATCCCATTCTTTGATGACGTGGGTGCTGTCACTCTTCAGTACTTTGACACCCTTTTCCAAAGGGACAACCTACAGAAGTCTCAGTTCTATAAAGGCCTCCCCAAAGTCCTTCCCAAACTGCCCAAG AGAGTGGTGGTGTATCGGATCTTGCCGTCATTGACCTCTGAGTTTGTCAACCCGGACATGGTTCCCTTCGTGCTTCCCAATGTTCTGCTGATTGCAGAGGAGTGCACAAAGGAGGAGTACATTCGTCTCATCCTGCCTGACCTCACACCTGTTTTCAAACAGCAGGAGCCTATTCAG ATCCTGCTGATCTTCCTGCAGAAGATGGACCTGCTGCTGACCAAAACACCGCCAGAGGAAATCAAGAACAGCGTGCTGCCTATGGTCTACAGAGCTCTAGGAGCCCCTTCTGTACAGATCCAG GAGCTGTGCCTGAACATCATCCCCACATTTGCCAACCTGATTGACTACCCGTCCATGAAGAACTCCCTCATCCCTCGGATCAAATCAGCCTGCCTGCAGACCTCCTCGCTAGCT GTACGAGTGAACTCTCTGGTGTGTCTAGGGAAGATTTTGGAATATCTAGACAAGTGGTTTGTCATCGATGAGATCCTGCCCTTCTTACAACAGATCCCCTCTAGAGAACCAGCAGTGCTCATGGGCATCCTAG GAATCTATAAATGCACTTTCAGCCATAAGAAGCTGGGCATTCCCAAAGAGCACCTCGCTTCAAAGAGCCTGCCCCACCTCGTCTCTCTTAGCATAGACAACAACCTCAATCTGAATCAG tTTAACTCGTTCATGGCGGTTATACGCGAAATGCTGAGTCGCATGGAGAATGAACACAAGACCAAGTTGGAGCAGCTGCACCTcatgcaggagcagcagag GAGTATAAACATTTCAAACCCAGGGAACCAACCAGAGGAGACAAAGAGCCCACCAAGCTCGGGCAACCAG ATTGATGATATCTTTGGCAGCACAGGGGTTAATGGAAAAGAGAATGGGTCTGCCCCAGCTGCAGCAACCTCACAGCCTAACAGG ATGTCTCTGACTCTGGAGGAGAAACAGCGTTTGGCTAAGGAGCAAGAACAAGCAGTCAAACTGAGGAACCAGCAGCCGTTGGCACCACAGACCATCAAACAGAACACCACCACCAACTCACAG ACTAAAGATCTGACCAGCAGCCTTCTCAGCATGACGACGCTCAACAGCCTGTCTTTGGCCAACACAGCACGACCAGCTCCAGTGCAGGGCAGCACCATGTCTGCCTATCCCACCTCCAGCCCTGTGGTTGGATCCATGGGCACCCCAGTCTCTAATGGCTTCAATGCACCTATGGGCTTCCAGACAGGGGGCATGGGGATGGGCATGCGGCCCACCGGCCCTGGCCTCTATGGCGGCAtggccaccaccaccagcaccccAAACTTTGGCGCGCTGACACAGAATCACATATCCATTGGGCAGACAAACCAAGCTCCCGACTTGTCAGCCCTGGACAGTCTTTTTACACCCAGCAAACCCAAAGTCAGCCTCAACCAAATGGGTCCCATAGCCGCACCTGCAACCAACACACCCTGGCTCCATCAGTACGGTTCTGCCCAGAACGCTCAAACTCAGATGCAGGGTATGCCAGTAGGTTCTGGAGGAGTGCCCGCTGGGTTTGGGATGCAAGCAAACCCTTTTTTCAGCCCACAGAACTTTTCTCAACCTCCTACTGCCCCAAGTATGAACCAAAGTGGAGTTAAACATAGTGCATCTGTCAACAATGACCTCAAAGACTTATTTGGGTAA